In Thermothelomyces thermophilus ATCC 42464 chromosome 4, complete sequence, a single genomic region encodes these proteins:
- a CDS encoding general substrate transporter, giving the protein MNSHERDSIEGEPLLAGEERDKVDIDNRETPSDPDHGDSFRTGDGKLGRRGLASRFRDRKRTTVLGLLAVLTFVVTTSGMLFLVPIFRLMEDAVCHLHYEKPKSEPVEERMCKVDAVQKELAFLGGIGAMINSVVGLIATLPYGVLADRIGRKPTFTLAYVGIVLCFSWGPLILSIGEFPHVHLSVFGPLFFLIGGGIPVALNTLHAMASDISSDGDKATGFLCLSFGAVSGGLIGPVSAGLLMEHLGPWAPVRLVFCLTPFVFMLVIFLPETLPISLRETTTEEERRPPAKRVREEIKELGISFSLLKNRNIALSLPAFLVQPALFAAYSSTMAQHISTYFGWTLAQTNYLLAPLGALQLVVIALLPLISGFLTKQSGRFRLSVFSKDLLLAEISFIFLVLGAILEGCSREIVLFLIGLTIGTLGSSQGPLCRAIATSYVEPQQTSRLYALISMLETGGAFLGGPVLAWCFNIGLSRKGLWTGLPWFYVAGLVLLAFLSLLFLRAPRNKTIAVGPESESNEEFGYQSAEEPV; this is encoded by the exons ATGAACTCGCACGAACGCGACTCCATTGAGGGGGAGCCGCTTCTGGCGGGCGAGGAACGCGACAAGGTTGACATTGACAACAGGGAGACCCCGTCCGACCCCGACCATGGCGATTCGTTTCGCACCGGCGATGGAAAGCTTGGCCGACGCGGGCTTGCTTCTCGGTTCCGGGACCGGAAACGCACCACCGTCTTGGGCCTGCTGGCCGTCCTTACGTTCGTCGTCACCACGAGCGGCATGCTCTTCCTCGTCCCCATATTCCGCCTCATGGAAGACGCCGTCTGCCATCTTCACTACGAAAAGCCCAAGTCCGAGCCCGTCGAGGAACGGATGTGCAAGGTCGATGCCGTGCAAAAGGAGCTGGCCTTTCTGGGTGGCATTGGCGCCATGATTAACTCTGTCGTTGGCCTTATCGCGACACTCCCGTACGGCGTCTTGGCCGATCG AATCGGTCGCAAACCTACCTTCACCCTCGCGTACGTTGGCATTGTCCTGTGTTTCTCGTGGGGTCCCCTGATTCTCAGCATCGGCGAGTTTCCCCACGTGCACCTCTCGGTTTTCGGCCCCCTTTTCTTCCTTATCGGAGGCGGCATCCCGGTCGCACTCAACACTCTTCACGCCATGGCTTCTGACATCAGCTCGGACGGCGATAA AGCGACTGGTTTCCTGTGCCTCTCGTTCGGCGCCGTTTCCGGTGGCCTCATTGGTCCCGTCTCGGCGGGGTTGTTGATGGAACACCTGGGGCCTTGGGCCCCCGTACGACTAGTCTTTTGCCTCACGCCATTCGTCTTCATGTTGGTCATCTTTCTCCCAGAGACACTTCCCATCAGTCTACGGGAAACGACCACGGAGGAAGAACGGCGGCCACCGGCCAAAAGAGTCCGCGAAGAGATCAAGGAGCTCGGTATATCCTTTTCCCTGCTCAAGAACCGCAACATCGCCCTGTCGCTGCCGGCTTTTCTGGTCCAGCCCGCGCTTTTCGCGGCTTACTCGTCGACCATGGCCCAGCACATCAGCACATACTTTGGCTGGACTCTCGCACAAACCAACTATCTCCTCGCCCCCCTTGGGGCCCTGCAactcgtcgtcatcgcccTGCTGCCTCTGATTTCCGGTTTCTTGACGAAACAGTCTGGGCGTTTCCGCCTGTCAGTCTTCTCTAAGGACCTCTTGCTCGCCGAAATCTCGTtcatcttcctcgtcttGGGAGCGATCCTCGAAGGGTGCAGCAGGGAAATTGTTCTGTTTCTCATCGGCCTCACAATTGGCACCCTTGGCTCCTCCCAAGGACCGCTGTGTCGGGCCATTGCCACAAGCTACGTCGAACCCCAGCAGACGTCGCGACTGTACGCCTTGATCAGCATGTTGGAAACGGGCGGCGCCTTTCTGGGGGGCCCGGTCCTGGCATGGTGTTTCAACATTGGGCTGTCGAGAAAGGGCTTATGGACTGGATTACCGTGGTTCTACGTGGCCGGGCTCGTCCTTTTGGCCTTTCTCTCGCTACTGTTTCTGCGGGCGCCTAGAAATAAGACAATCGCCGTTGGCCCGGAGAGCGAAAGTAACGAAGAATTTGGATACCAGTCAGCGGAGGAACCGGTTTAG
- a CDS encoding monooxygenase: MAISPPPPLRVLISGAGIAGPALALNLSKLRAPLQCSITIVERHPSLRAAGQQVDLRGPGIQAMRRLGIEREVRAAVVDEPGVRILDWRRGAPQAFFGRNDSGKGRQTFSAEWELMRGDLCRLLYDATRDLPGIQYRFGTTVDSWEHVRGGRAVRARLSDGTEAEYDLLVGADGLGSRVRRLMFADKKRQSNGESSNGESNGSGSRTANGLFPIGISCAFYTVPPEPGDTSVATFCHYPGRRWIMTRRDRPDCLRVYMGYAGAGAADERFSRVVRHGTPAEQKDAWADVFGRDLADAWGVRRFVDGLRSPQADDFYTQEFAQVRIDRWSDGRVVLLGDAAFCPAPITGQGTTLALVGAYVLAGEIARACSSSSSGSGSGGGAAANDDDDGGSPWDNLPAGLAAYETTLRPLVKGVQDVPVKTIVSLMCPEKPWLIKLFHWIMWFIATLRIDLLAARFRSEEDSWWKLPDYPELVSPKA, from the coding sequence ATGGCCATCTCCCCGCCTCCCCCCCTGCGCGTGCTGATCTCGGGCGCGGGCATCGCGGGCCCGGCGCTGGCCCTGAACCTGAGCAAGCTGCGCGCGCCGCTGCAGTGCTCCATCACCATCGTGGAGCGGCACCCGAGCCTGCGGGCGGCGGGGCAGCAGGTCGACCTGCGCGGGCCCGGGATCCAGGCGATGCGCAGGCTGGGGATCGAGCGGGAGGTGCGGGCGGCAGTGGTGGACGAGCCCGGGGTGCGGATCCTGGACTGGCGACGGGGCGCGCCGCAGGCCTTCTTCGGCCGCAACGACTCGGGCAAGGGGCGCCAGACCTTCTCGGCCGAGTGGGAGCTGATGCGCGGCGACCTGTGCCGCCTGCTCTACGACGCCACCCGCGACCTGCCCGGGATCCAGTACCGCTTCGGCACCACCGTCGACTCCTGGGAGCACgtccgcggcggccgcgccgtCCGCGCTCGCCTGTCCGACGGCACCGAGGCCGAGTACgacctcctcgtcggcgccgaCGGGCTCGGCTCGCGCGTGCGCCGGCTCATGTTCGCCGACAAGAAGCGCCAAAGCAACGGAGAGAGCAGCAACGGAGAGAGcaacggcagcggcagcagaaCCGCAAACGGCCTGTTTCCCATCGGCATCTCGTGCGCCTTCTACACGGTGCCGCCCGAGCCCGGCGACACGTCCGTCGCCACCTTCTGCCACTACCCCGGCCGGCGCTGGATCATGACCCGGCGGGACCGCCCGGACTGCCTGCGCGTATACATGGGGTACGCGGGCGCCGGGGCGGCCGACGAGCGCTTCTCGCGCGTGGTCCGGCACGGCACGCCGGCCGAGCAGAAGGACGCCTGGGCCGACGTCTTTGGGCGCGATCTGGCCGACGCTTGGGGGGTCCGGCGGTTCGTCGACGGCCTGCGCTCGCCCCAGGCCGACGACTTCTACACGCAGGAGTTCGCCCAGGTCAGGATCGACCGCTGGTCCGATGGCcgcgtcgtcctcctcggcgaCGCCGCCTTCTGCCCCGCGCCCATCACCGGCCAGGGCACCACGCTGGCCCTCGTCGGGGCCTACGTCCTGGCTGGCGAGATTGCCCGGGcttgcagcagcagcagcagcggtagCGGTAGCGGCGGTGGTGCCGCtgccaacgacgacgacgacggcggtagCCCCTGGGATAACCTCCCTGCCGGGCTGGCGGCATACGAGACGACCCTCCGACCGCTCGTCAAAGGGGTCCAAGACGTCCCCGTCAAGACCATCGTCAGCCTTATGTGCCCGGAAAAGCCCTGGCTTATCAAACTGTTCCACTGGATCATGTGGTTCATCGCCACCCTGCGCATTGACCTGCTCGCCGCCAGGTTCCGCTCCGAGGAAGACAGCTGGTGGAAGCTGCCAGACTACCCCGAGTTGGTGTCGCCCAAGGCGTGA